The proteins below come from a single Natranaerofaba carboxydovora genomic window:
- a CDS encoding ferritin family protein, producing MQPFRCQICGETYLGEERPDRCPYCGVAGKHLINGAEWINHGQVDMSEQSYNYCQDAIKLELSNAAFYLCCSKSAENQFTEAIFKRLQKQEAEHAELICEMIGIEQPELPVENCAPSDAENFKEAHSREKRAMNYYLEIVNNSPEPRIKEVFKALAEVESEHLQASNVYG from the coding sequence ATGCAGCCTTTTAGATGTCAAATATGCGGTGAAACATACCTTGGAGAGGAGAGGCCAGACAGGTGTCCTTACTGCGGGGTTGCAGGTAAGCACCTTATCAACGGGGCCGAGTGGATAAATCACGGCCAGGTAGATATGAGTGAACAGAGCTATAATTACTGCCAGGATGCTATAAAACTTGAGCTAAGTAATGCTGCCTTTTATCTTTGCTGTTCCAAAAGCGCTGAAAACCAGTTCACAGAAGCTATTTTCAAACGCCTACAAAAACAAGAGGCAGAACATGCTGAACTCATCTGTGAGATGATAGGAATAGAACAGCCAGAACTTCCCGTAGAAAACTGCGCTCCAAGCGATGCAGAGAATTTTAAAGAAGCCCATTCAAGAGAAAAGCGTGCCATGAATTATTATCTAGAAATAGTTAACAACTCACCTGAACCAAGGATAAAAGAAGTCTTTAAAGCACTGGCTGAAGTAGAGAGCGAGCATCTTCAGGCTTCTAATGTTTATGGGTAG
- a CDS encoding methyl-accepting chemotaxis protein, which translates to MSVINCKNKLDCMVNIGELIRDTMPDDAAVAVVEAGEKTFVAYFPGNNIDHGTRKGDGVPEKSGLYQAIKQGKNIMQKFDSEKFGFPYISSASPIKDENNEIIGSISITKNLEKQEKIYNMSSELSDSVSKIMDAVETISGESEELASTGSELSNYAEELNTKVEETDDILQVVRNVTDQTNLLGLNAAIEAARLGDEGRGFGVVAEEIRKLADNTNDSLKKIEEVLSTLKESDDNVNEGVNNIEKVTTQQANELQSISETIKNLEDMSKSLVDFAKNLT; encoded by the coding sequence ATGTCAGTTATTAACTGCAAAAATAAGCTAGATTGTATGGTGAATATCGGTGAGTTGATCAGGGATACCATGCCTGATGATGCTGCAGTTGCTGTTGTTGAAGCAGGGGAGAAGACCTTTGTGGCATATTTTCCGGGAAATAATATTGATCATGGCACAAGAAAAGGAGACGGGGTACCTGAGAAGTCTGGACTTTATCAAGCAATTAAACAGGGAAAGAATATCATGCAAAAATTCGACAGTGAAAAATTCGGCTTTCCATATATCAGCTCTGCTTCTCCAATAAAAGATGAAAACAACGAAATAATAGGAAGTATATCCATCACCAAAAACTTAGAAAAGCAAGAGAAAATATATAACATGTCAAGTGAACTGTCAGATTCAGTTTCTAAGATAATGGATGCAGTGGAGACGATATCTGGTGAATCAGAAGAGCTAGCATCTACAGGAAGTGAGCTCTCAAATTATGCAGAAGAACTTAATACCAAAGTCGAAGAAACTGATGACATCCTGCAGGTGGTTAGAAATGTTACAGACCAGACAAACCTCCTTGGCCTAAACGCAGCCATTGAAGCTGCAAGACTTGGTGATGAAGGTCGAGGATTTGGTGTGGTTGCTGAAGAGATCCGAAAGTTAGCTGACAATACAAATGATTCCCTAAAAAAGATTGAAGAAGTACTCTCTACCTTAAAAGAAAGTGATGATAATGTTAACGAGGGCGTCAACAATATTGAAAAAGTAACAACCCAGCAGGCAAACGAACTTCAATCCATCTCAGAGACAATAAAGAACTTAGAAGATATGTCAAAATCCCTTGTAGACTTTGCCAAAAACCTTACTTAA
- the thiC gene encoding phosphomethylpyrimidine synthase ThiC, with product MLLLEKAKRGEITKEMEKVAKIERVDVEKLREGIARGKIVIPYNNRRGSKINTNVPEIEPKGIGEGLTVKVNANIGTSEALSSIDTELRKLDAAVEGGADAVMDLSTGYDIDKTRKQVIAQSSIPVGGVPVYQTATELRRKEKPLVEMNTEDIFDVIRRQSEDGMDFVTVHCGLTLSGIERLKQQGRICDIVSRGGAMLTGWMVHNQKENPLYEEYDKLLDIAREYDLTLSLGDGLRPGSVLDATDRAQIQELLVLGELVDRAREADVQVMVEGPGHVKFNRIRTNMEIAKELCNDAPFYVLGPLVTDIAPGYDHITSAVGGTLAAVSGADFLCYVTPTEHLGLPGEKEVKEGVVASKIAAHAADISLGNEYSLERDRQMSIARKELNWEKQVELSLDPERAKQIKKDTNPQKDKDTEDKDSEDKSTGEECSMCGQYCAMKIADEALK from the coding sequence ATGTTATTGTTGGAAAAAGCTAAACGAGGGGAGATCACTAAGGAGATGGAGAAGGTAGCAAAGATTGAAAGGGTTGATGTAGAAAAGTTAAGAGAGGGGATCGCCAGAGGAAAGATAGTCATCCCATATAATAATAGGCGCGGGTCTAAGATAAATACAAATGTACCTGAGATAGAACCAAAGGGTATAGGGGAAGGCCTTACTGTCAAAGTTAATGCAAATATAGGAACTTCTGAAGCCCTATCTAGTATAGACACAGAGCTTAGAAAGCTTGATGCGGCTGTAGAAGGTGGGGCAGATGCTGTGATGGATCTTAGTACTGGATATGATATAGACAAAACAAGAAAACAAGTCATCGCCCAAAGCTCTATCCCGGTTGGTGGTGTGCCAGTTTATCAAACTGCGACAGAACTTAGAAGAAAAGAAAAACCACTTGTAGAGATGAACACAGAAGATATCTTTGATGTTATAAGAAGACAGTCCGAGGATGGGATGGATTTTGTCACAGTTCACTGTGGTCTTACACTGTCTGGAATAGAAAGGTTAAAACAGCAGGGAAGAATCTGTGACATAGTAAGCAGGGGAGGTGCAATGCTCACTGGCTGGATGGTTCATAACCAGAAGGAAAACCCTCTCTATGAGGAGTATGATAAGCTTCTTGACATAGCTAGAGAATATGACCTTACATTAAGCCTTGGTGATGGACTGCGTCCGGGTTCAGTCCTAGATGCAACTGATAGGGCGCAGATACAAGAACTTTTAGTACTAGGTGAACTTGTTGATAGGGCACGAGAAGCAGATGTTCAGGTGATGGTAGAAGGGCCTGGTCATGTGAAGTTTAACAGGATAAGAACCAACATGGAGATTGCAAAAGAACTCTGCAATGATGCGCCTTTTTATGTACTTGGGCCTCTTGTTACTGACATTGCTCCGGGTTATGATCATATAACATCAGCAGTAGGTGGCACACTGGCAGCGGTTTCTGGAGCGGATTTTCTCTGCTATGTTACCCCGACAGAACACCTTGGACTTCCCGGGGAAAAAGAAGTTAAAGAAGGAGTAGTAGCAAGCAAAATAGCAGCTCACGCAGCCGACATATCTCTTGGGAATGAATATTCCTTAGAAAGAGACAGGCAGATGAGTATAGCAAGAAAAGAGCTAAACTGGGAAAAGCAGGTTGAACTATCACTAGACCCAGAAAGAGCAAAACAAATTAAAAAAGATACAAATCCCCAAAAAGATAAAGATACTGAAGATAAAGATTCAGAAGATAAAAGCACAGGCGAAGAATGCAGCATGTGTGGCCAATACTGTGCCATGAAGATAGCAGATGAAGCTCTGAAATAG
- the yqeB gene encoding selenium-dependent molybdenum cofactor biosynthesis protein YqeB: protein MSHGLILIRGGGDLASGVAYRLFRAGLKVVLVETQRPTVVRRTVSFAQAAYDDITEVEGITCQKVSYEETTNLDTTYKDADAVDLDSVYDNSIYGEVYQVIDRGQIPLLIDPKLKSLTGLKPDVLIEATITKKNTGITKDMANTVIALGPGYKAGEDVDCVIETSRGHYLGRVIYEGQAKPNTGVPGNIDGYTTERLLRAPCKGEFRSKLIIGDIVKEGEIVGYVDDTPVEAGIDGMIRGLLQNGLRVKENMKLGDIDPRKNIDHCYTISDKALAVAGGALEAVLANSSK from the coding sequence ATGTCACATGGGTTGATTTTGATAAGAGGCGGGGGAGACCTTGCTAGTGGAGTGGCGTACAGGCTTTTTAGGGCCGGACTGAAGGTGGTGCTAGTTGAGACCCAAAGGCCCACAGTAGTTAGAAGGACGGTATCTTTTGCCCAGGCGGCATATGATGATATAACAGAAGTAGAAGGTATTACCTGCCAAAAAGTCAGCTATGAAGAAACCACAAATCTAGATACGACGTATAAAGATGCAGATGCGGTGGACTTAGATTCAGTGTATGATAATTCAATATATGGCGAAGTATATCAAGTAATTGATAGAGGTCAAATACCTCTTCTGATAGATCCTAAGCTAAAATCTTTGACCGGGCTAAAACCAGATGTACTAATAGAAGCAACTATTACAAAGAAAAACACCGGCATCACAAAAGATATGGCAAACACTGTGATAGCCCTTGGACCTGGTTATAAAGCAGGAGAAGATGTGGACTGTGTGATAGAAACTTCTAGAGGCCATTATCTTGGTAGGGTGATATATGAGGGACAGGCAAAGCCAAATACTGGAGTGCCGGGGAATATAGATGGATATACCACAGAAAGACTGCTTCGGGCTCCCTGCAAAGGTGAATTTAGAAGTAAGCTTATTATAGGAGATATTGTAAAAGAAGGCGAAATTGTAGGTTATGTAGATGATACACCAGTTGAGGCCGGGATAGATGGGATGATAAGAGGACTTCTGCAAAACGGCCTTAGAGTAAAAGAAAACATGAAGCTTGGGGATATTGATCCAAGGAAAAATATAGACCACTGTTATACAATCTCTGACAAAGCCCTTGCAGTAGCCGGTGGAGCCTTAGAGGCAGTACTTGCTAATTCTTCAAAATAG
- a CDS encoding XdhC family protein produces MDDNKVVFEYLHHCLENNKPAVLATVTHSKGSTPARIGAKMIVFEDGGTKGTIGGGALEARIIEEAKKVLETKEAKFVHYDLNEKDAEALGMVCGGEVSLFVEPILTAPKLVIVGAGHISQCISHYTKLLDFETVVIDDRKEFASREKFPDADNIIADDIEKALEEININSATYVVLVTRGHKHDQIALEKVINKDAKYIGMIGSKRKIKVIFDNLKQKGIPQERLDQVYAPIGLDIGGDRPSEIAVSIVAQLIKVRYKGEEKE; encoded by the coding sequence TTGGATGATAATAAAGTAGTCTTTGAGTACTTGCATCATTGTTTAGAAAACAACAAGCCTGCTGTCCTGGCTACTGTTACCCACTCCAAGGGTTCAACCCCTGCCAGAATAGGGGCCAAAATGATAGTGTTTGAAGATGGTGGCACAAAAGGCACGATAGGTGGAGGTGCTCTTGAGGCAAGGATAATAGAAGAGGCCAAAAAAGTATTAGAGACAAAAGAAGCTAAATTTGTCCACTATGATCTAAATGAAAAGGATGCAGAAGCTCTAGGCATGGTATGTGGCGGCGAAGTAAGCTTATTTGTTGAGCCTATATTGACTGCTCCAAAACTTGTAATAGTTGGTGCAGGCCATATCTCTCAGTGCATCTCCCACTATACAAAACTATTAGATTTTGAAACGGTTGTTATAGATGACAGAAAAGAATTTGCTTCAAGAGAAAAATTCCCCGATGCGGATAATATAATAGCAGATGACATCGAAAAAGCCCTTGAAGAGATAAATATAAACAGTGCTACCTATGTAGTACTTGTCACCAGGGGACACAAACATGACCAGATAGCTCTAGAAAAAGTCATCAACAAAGATGCCAAGTATATCGGGATGATAGGCAGCAAAAGGAAGATAAAAGTAATATTTGATAACCTAAAGCAAAAAGGAATCCCACAGGAAAGACTAGATCAAGTCTATGCCCCTATAGGCCTAGATATAGGTGGGGATAGACCTTCTGAGATTGCAGTAAGTATAGTGGCCCAGCTGATCAAAGTTAGATACAAAGGCGAAGAAAAAGAATAA
- the larB gene encoding nickel pincer cofactor biosynthesis protein LarB, which produces MDQRSLKELLNEVKNGETEVEKALMALKNLDFEDLGYAKVDHHRCVRTGFPEVIYCEGKTIDQVVEIFRRLYQNNKKVLATRASEEIYHAIKEKMPEVRYNDLAKTIIYDGSLDGSLDEKDEDKVQEDIVKEEKAQEDKGLIVITAAGTSDIPVAEEAYETAKIMGNRVEKLYDVGVAGLHRLLSNQDLLYEAKVVVVVAGMEGALASVVGGLVEAPIIACPTSVGYGASFGGISALLTMLNSCAAGVSVVNIDNGFGAGYSASLINKTVS; this is translated from the coding sequence ATGGATCAGAGATCATTAAAAGAGCTTCTAAATGAAGTAAAAAATGGTGAAACAGAAGTCGAAAAAGCTCTTATGGCTTTAAAAAATTTGGATTTTGAAGACCTTGGATATGCCAAAGTTGATCATCACCGCTGCGTTAGGACAGGCTTTCCCGAGGTGATTTACTGCGAAGGAAAGACAATAGATCAGGTGGTAGAAATATTTAGGAGGCTTTATCAAAATAACAAAAAAGTACTTGCCACAAGGGCCTCAGAAGAAATTTATCATGCCATAAAAGAAAAGATGCCTGAGGTAAGATACAATGATCTTGCAAAGACTATTATCTATGATGGTTCTTTGGATGGTTCTTTGGACGAAAAAGATGAAGATAAAGTTCAAGAAGATATAGTTAAAGAAGAAAAAGCTCAAGAAGATAAAGGCTTGATAGTAATAACTGCAGCAGGTACCTCGGATATTCCTGTTGCTGAAGAAGCGTATGAAACAGCAAAAATCATGGGTAACAGGGTAGAAAAACTCTATGACGTGGGAGTGGCAGGGCTTCACAGGCTATTATCAAACCAGGACCTTTTGTATGAAGCAAAAGTCGTAGTAGTTGTTGCAGGTATGGAAGGTGCCCTTGCAAGTGTAGTAGGTGGGCTTGTAGAAGCGCCTATCATTGCGTGTCCCACAAGTGTAGGTTATGGAGCAAGTTTTGGCGGGATAAGTGCCCTTCTAACCATGCTTAACAGCTGTGCAGCGGGAGTTAGTGTGGTAAATATAGATAACGGCTTTGGTGCCGGGTATTCTGCTAGTCTAATTAACAAAACAGTTTCATGA
- the larE gene encoding ATP-dependent sacrificial sulfur transferase LarE produces the protein MADKSLNKKFSHLKNIIKDMTDGAVVAFSGGVDSTFLLKVCFDVLGTGKVLAVTSASETIPERELNKAKDLCEKIGSKHKIIYTNELQVDGFRKNPKDRCFYCKNELFESLWQIAKENNLSHVLDGSNYDDIGDHRPGMKAAKKHGVKSPLQEAMLTKDDIRKMSKTLDLPTWNKPAMACLSSRFPYGEEITKDKITSVEKAEDLLESLGYKQFRVRHHDSIARIEILSSEFDKILEDKDKITKSLKELGFKFVTLDMEGFRSGSMN, from the coding sequence TTGGCTGACAAATCATTAAACAAAAAATTCTCACATCTTAAAAATATCATCAAAGATATGACAGACGGCGCTGTTGTTGCTTTTTCTGGGGGTGTTGACAGCACTTTTCTACTTAAGGTCTGTTTTGATGTATTAGGTACTGGCAAAGTTCTTGCCGTAACCTCTGCTTCAGAGACCATCCCTGAAAGAGAGCTTAATAAAGCAAAAGACCTGTGCGAAAAAATAGGCAGTAAACATAAGATCATCTATACCAATGAGCTACAGGTAGATGGTTTTAGAAAAAATCCAAAGGATAGATGTTTCTACTGCAAAAATGAGCTGTTTGAGAGCTTGTGGCAGATAGCTAAAGAAAATAACTTATCTCATGTATTGGACGGCTCTAATTATGATGATATAGGTGATCACAGGCCTGGCATGAAAGCTGCCAAAAAACATGGCGTCAAAAGCCCCCTTCAGGAGGCTATGTTAACTAAAGATGATATTAGAAAAATGTCAAAAACACTGGATCTTCCCACCTGGAACAAGCCCGCCATGGCATGTCTTTCTTCAAGGTTTCCCTACGGGGAAGAGATAACAAAAGATAAGATAACCTCAGTCGAAAAAGCAGAAGACTTATTAGAAAGCCTTGGTTACAAGCAGTTCAGGGTTCGCCATCACGACAGTATAGCCAGAATAGAAATTTTATCTTCTGAATTTGACAAAATCCTTGAAGACAAGGACAAAATAACAAAAAGCCTAAAAGAACTTGGGTTCAAATTTGTCACTTTGGACATGGAGGGCTTTCGCTCCGGTAGTATGAACTGA
- a CDS encoding methyltetrahydrofolate cobalamin methyltransferase, translated as MLIVGEKINTSRKSVKEAVEKRDAEFIKNLAKEQAESGADYIDVNCGTFINDEPEIMEWMVKEIQTAVDNPLCIDSPSPNAIEAGLKHHKNGQAMVNSISGEKERYDAIKPLVTKYGCKIISLCMDDDGIPKDAKKRFDCAKAVIDGLKEEGVKEDDIYIDPLIQPISTDTKNGPSVLETITSIHEYYDEVHTMCGLSNVSYGLPNRKILNQTFMIMCMTVGLDGVILDPTDKKMMAQFTSAKSLLDKDKFCKDYLKAHRKGILEV; from the coding sequence GTGCTTATAGTTGGTGAAAAGATTAACACCAGTAGAAAATCCGTCAAAGAAGCTGTGGAAAAAAGAGACGCAGAGTTCATTAAAAACCTTGCAAAAGAACAGGCAGAGAGTGGGGCAGATTACATCGATGTAAACTGTGGTACCTTTATCAATGATGAACCTGAAATTATGGAGTGGATGGTAAAAGAGATTCAAACTGCTGTTGACAACCCCCTCTGCATTGACAGCCCAAGTCCAAATGCAATAGAAGCAGGGCTAAAGCATCACAAGAACGGACAGGCTATGGTTAATTCAATAAGCGGTGAAAAAGAACGCTATGATGCAATAAAGCCTTTAGTAACCAAATACGGCTGTAAAATTATTTCTCTTTGTATGGATGATGACGGAATACCAAAAGATGCTAAAAAAAGATTTGACTGTGCCAAGGCAGTTATCGATGGCCTAAAAGAAGAAGGGGTTAAAGAAGATGACATCTACATTGACCCTCTAATTCAGCCTATTAGCACAGACACCAAGAATGGCCCTTCAGTACTTGAGACTATTACTAGCATCCATGAATATTACGATGAAGTTCATACTATGTGTGGGCTAAGTAATGTGTCCTACGGCCTTCCAAACAGAAAGATTCTAAATCAGACCTTTATGATAATGTGTATGACGGTAGGCCTTGATGGGGTAATCCTTGACCCTACAGACAAAAAGATGATGGCACAGTTTACTTCAGCCAAATCATTATTAGACAAAGACAAGTTCTGTAAAGATTATCTAAAAGCCCACAGAAAAGGGATCTTAGAAGTATAA
- a CDS encoding radical SAM protein produces MKVNFEQGPIRPPHETKSLLIRVTRNCHWNKCLFCPTYKDKEFNIRSIEEVIEDLHEIKEGENKIRNFAVDKFGSSEITMEVVEEIQRKHPGLSKLALWLYGGAKRVFLQDSDNLIMDTDDLHQIITTIKEFFPGVKGISTYSKSRTIASKSLEELKKLKSAGLTEVHIGLETGHDKLLEYVNKGATSEEHIEGGKKAIEAGLILCEYVILGLGGREWSRDHILDTAKVLNSINPHFIRIRTLGLRDGVPLLQKVTDGNLTLQGDDKILLEERLLLTSLNVDSYVISDHILNLLEEVEGKLPEDKEKMIAKIDEYFELSKEDRDNFCIGRRLGLYGSLKDLKNKSLYKKVEIVKNKLDNQGRVEELFLNNYRGKYNELTVL; encoded by the coding sequence GTGAAAGTAAATTTTGAACAAGGACCAATCAGACCACCACACGAAACAAAAAGCCTTTTGATCAGAGTTACTAGAAACTGTCATTGGAACAAATGCCTATTTTGCCCCACCTATAAAGATAAAGAGTTCAATATTAGATCAATAGAAGAAGTGATAGAAGATCTGCACGAGATTAAAGAAGGGGAAAACAAAATTAGAAACTTTGCAGTTGATAAATTCGGAAGTTCTGAGATCACCATGGAAGTAGTGGAAGAGATCCAAAGAAAACACCCTGGTTTGTCAAAGCTTGCTTTGTGGCTTTATGGAGGAGCAAAGAGGGTATTCTTGCAGGATAGCGATAATCTTATAATGGATACAGACGACTTGCACCAAATTATCACAACTATTAAAGAATTCTTCCCCGGGGTCAAAGGTATATCTACCTACTCAAAATCAAGAACAATTGCAAGTAAGTCCCTAGAAGAGTTGAAAAAACTAAAAAGCGCTGGACTTACAGAGGTTCACATTGGCCTAGAAACTGGCCACGACAAACTTCTCGAGTATGTCAACAAAGGGGCTACATCAGAAGAACATATTGAAGGAGGAAAAAAAGCCATAGAAGCAGGTTTGATCCTCTGTGAATACGTTATACTTGGGCTTGGTGGCAGAGAATGGAGTAGAGATCATATCTTAGATACTGCAAAAGTCCTTAACTCCATTAACCCTCACTTCATCAGAATTAGAACCCTTGGGCTCAGGGATGGTGTGCCTTTATTACAGAAAGTAACTGACGGCAACCTAACCCTGCAGGGAGATGATAAGATCCTTCTAGAAGAAAGGCTATTACTTACATCTTTGAATGTAGATAGCTATGTCATAAGCGATCACATACTAAATCTTCTTGAAGAAGTGGAAGGGAAACTCCCTGAAGACAAGGAAAAAATGATAGCCAAGATCGATGAATATTTTGAGCTGTCAAAGGAAGATAGAGACAATTTCTGTATAGGAAGAAGGCTCGGGTTATATGGCTCCCTCAAAGACCTTAAGAACAAAAGCCTCTACAAAAAGGTGGAAATTGTTAAGAACAAACTTGATAACCAGGGAAGGGTAGAAGAACTTTTCTTAAATAACTATAGAGGAAAATATAACGAGCTTACTGTTTTGTAA
- a CDS encoding SLC13 family permease, translated as MNLYKKIIIMAICAGILVSSTMFNFSGLDQPGMMMIAISLVAALLWGTEIIAIPITGLTIIFLQSTLGILPLEEALSYIASPVNSLILVGFVLASALKKYDLDRDLSIKMIKLAGTRTSTLLFCMMVAVAVLSMWIANTSTTAIMIPIAVKMLQMIKGNAENIGKAFIIGIAYAGSIGGIATPIGTTPNPITIGFLQDMADIHLNFLDWIFIGLPFVILLIPGAWFILLKLFPPETEEVEVGFLEEEGDGKKPKGMYNFLAIFALIITLWLLDSIWTMPNNWIYIVSLLGVLLLHFPIVGVLNWKETTLDVDWGVIILIGGGLSLGNGLQATGVIDWFVEILMGVIGDFSVYWIGVIIVIITGLSLLVFCSITATSTAFVPIAISMAFQLGVNPVILAAAAGVASSFAFFLPANTPPNAIAYSSGYFETKDMMKAGAILLVLSILVFLFISATLWNFIF; from the coding sequence ATGAATCTATACAAAAAAATTATAATAATGGCAATATGCGCTGGTATACTGGTTTCATCTACAATGTTTAATTTTTCTGGCCTTGATCAGCCGGGTATGATGATGATAGCAATTTCTTTAGTTGCTGCCCTGTTGTGGGGTACCGAGATTATTGCGATCCCAATCACCGGGCTTACAATAATATTTTTGCAGTCTACACTTGGGATTTTGCCACTGGAAGAAGCCCTTTCATATATTGCCAGTCCTGTTAACTCACTGATACTTGTAGGTTTTGTACTTGCATCTGCCCTTAAAAAGTATGATTTGGACAGAGACTTAAGTATAAAGATGATAAAGCTTGCTGGAACAAGGACAAGCACTCTTTTATTTTGTATGATGGTAGCTGTAGCAGTCCTATCGATGTGGATTGCTAATACATCGACTACGGCAATAATGATACCTATTGCTGTGAAAATGCTGCAGATGATAAAAGGTAATGCAGAAAATATAGGCAAGGCTTTTATCATTGGGATAGCTTATGCCGGATCTATCGGGGGGATTGCAACCCCTATAGGAACAACTCCTAACCCTATTACCATAGGGTTTTTACAGGATATGGCCGATATACACTTGAATTTTTTGGATTGGATTTTTATTGGGTTACCCTTTGTAATTCTTCTGATACCGGGAGCCTGGTTTATTTTGTTAAAACTATTCCCGCCTGAGACTGAAGAAGTAGAAGTAGGATTTTTGGAAGAAGAAGGAGACGGCAAAAAACCAAAAGGTATGTACAATTTTTTGGCTATCTTTGCCCTTATTATTACCCTGTGGCTTCTTGATTCAATCTGGACAATGCCAAACAACTGGATCTATATAGTATCACTTCTAGGGGTATTATTACTTCACTTCCCAATAGTAGGTGTACTCAACTGGAAAGAAACCACCTTAGATGTGGACTGGGGAGTTATAATACTTATAGGTGGAGGGCTTTCCCTTGGGAATGGCCTTCAAGCAACAGGTGTAATAGACTGGTTTGTTGAGATCTTGATGGGAGTTATTGGAGATTTCTCAGTTTATTGGATTGGAGTAATTATAGTTATTATCACAGGACTTAGCCTTTTGGTATTTTGCAGTATTACTGCTACCTCAACAGCTTTTGTTCCTATAGCGATAAGTATGGCATTTCAGCTTGGAGTTAACCCGGTAATATTAGCTGCAGCAGCAGGTGTTGCCTCATCTTTTGCATTTTTCTTGCCGGCTAATACACCACCTAATGCTATAGCGTACAGTTCAGGTTACTTCGAGACAAAAGACATGATGAAGGCAGGAGCAATTCTCTTAGTCCTATCTATCTTAGTGTTTTTATTTATATCTGCTACACTGTGGAATTTTATATTTTAA